In the Cucurbita pepo subsp. pepo cultivar mu-cu-16 chromosome LG17, ASM280686v2, whole genome shotgun sequence genome, ACGTGTTAGTGAACATATCCAAATAGTGCTAGCAACTTCTTAGATGTTAAGTTGAGTTTGAGAGGCAAAAAATAGGGTGGTGCTAAAGTAACTAATTCTTCAtttatcattttgttctttctgGTGTAATTGTTGTCCTCGCCTTATCCGGATCCTAGAAATATATCATACAACTTGATCAACTCTCTCATCTCTATAAGTTTTGTCCGATTTTCACCNTTAGTGAACATATACAAATAGTGCTAGCAACTTCTTAGATGTTAAGTTGAGTTTGAGAGGCAAAAGATAGGGTGGTGCTAAAGTAACTAATTCTTCATTTATCATTTCGTTCTTTCTGGTGTAATTGTTGTCCTCGCCTTATCCGGATCCTAGAAATATATCATACAACTTGATCAACTCTCTCATCTCTATAAGTTTTGTCCGATTTTCACCTTTTTCTGTTCTGTTTCATCTTTTGTgaacatttcttaaattttttattgaatggTAAATTTAACAGcaattaattgatttgttGTTCATTTGGCTCGTTTTGCTCTTATCCTAGGTTCTTATACAACAATAATTTGGCCGGTGAAGTTCCTCAAAGTCTTCTTAATAAACAACTGAATCTAAGGTACTTGCTAACTGCTCATAAACTTCTGCATCAAATTTTCTCAGGTGCCCAATTTTTTCTAACTTTGTAATTTGGTTTATCAGGCTTTTTCCGGGGAACCATCTGTTGGCGCCACCACCTCCTGCTTagcaatttgttttttatattttttttttcttaccctAAAGGGTAAATGTAAAGCTTATTGTTTACTCGTGTATAGTACTGTTCGGGTAAACATTTTGGCCTGTAAGTTCTTCAAGGAAATTGTGACATACCATTTTGTGCCATATCCTTCTTTATTGTAAACTGTATAAGCTAACATGCCTGGATGGTCCAAGCGACTTTATTCTTTGATTTATTGTCCATGTATTGAAGGACCAAGATTACTATTCTCCCATATGTAATTGTTCTTGTTAATAATCGTTTTGGGTTTGATAAAGAATTCTCAGCTTTGTAGTgttacatatttaatttagtggGTGTAGTAGCTGATCCACTCTGTTTGTCGTGGCAGTCAACCGAGCTTAGCTGTATCAGTATGCTTCCTCTTCATTTGTCGCTTTCACTTGTTTCTTCTGTATTCATCTTTATTGAATCATTTGTCCTGCTCTTCTGACTGTCTCGTCTGTTAGATTACTCTGGCCACATCTCCTCTACCcgaaattaattcaatttcaaaacatgCATGCCCTTTTCAATTAATGTCAGATGTGCAGATACAGCTTCTGCACCACTGCTTCGGAATTCATACATGGTGGGGGTACCATTGAGCGATGAAAGTTATGCAGTCTACCAAATAATTTCTTGCAAAAAGCAATTCAGGTTCGACTCGGATCTGTATACttatatttatctatttatttgtgTCATTTTAACGTTTAATATGAAAATCTGATGCCTTTGAAGATAATTTTGGACCCAGGTTCGATTCTGAAAACTGCTATTGTATTGGAATCACTGATCCGAGGCTGCTGCATCCGGCATGTGACATCAAACTGTTCACTGTCAAATTTTGCTATTCAAGAGGACAAAAGATGAAGTGTAACACTAAAAAGGTATGTGGAAGCAAAAAAGATTAATGTGATTAATCNATTCATACATGGTGGGGGTACTATTGTATTCTAAAAAGGTATGTGGAAGCAAAAAAGATTAATGTGATTAATCAAGGAATAGCAACAACCAAAAACTAGAGGTCAGCATTTACAATCGTAGATTATTAGATCCACCGCCATAATCAACATTAATCCATACACtcaaaatgaaagatgaaatttTGTCAAGAAATGATAGAGACAAAGAGAAggggagggagagagggagattAACATGTTGGACTAGACTTGATGAGATCTTGAGCTGCTGACTTTTAGctaatttcatcttctttctcaTCTATCAAATCTTCCTTTCTTAAGTGGGAACAAGGGTGGCAAAACACTGCTCTTCACCTGTGTGCAGATTGGCACATTAATCATAGGCCTTATTCTTATACTTGCTGATCTTGTCCTTTCCAAACCCTTCTTTATCCTCTTTATGttcttctctttgtttccTGTTGTCCCTTCCTCAGATGTGGCTGCATCCGCCATGGACctggaagaagaagacgacgaggacgaagaagaagatggcgACAGCGCAGATGAAGTGCGTTGCTTCTTCAACCTCAACAATTCTTTCCACAGAACAGTGCATTTTGGGGGCCTCGGAGACGGGTCGTCGTCAAGGAACCAATTCACCTTGTTCTCCGCCTCCTTGTTTACCTCTATCTCCACCAAGTCTTCTTCATCTACATCTTTTGGAGATTTGAGGCTGATCTTGTTGAGTCTCTCTGCTTGCTGCATTTGCCAAAAGGGAAgaagcttcccttcaaagaaAAGCTCGTCTGCCGTAAGCATAGAGTGGCTGCTTACTTGATTAGAAAGAAACTCAAAATCAGCACTCCTTGCCAGCCTCTCTGATCTCTCCTTCTTCTGCCTCTCACAAATTTCTTGATCTCTCTCTATCTGGGAATGAGGGGTTATGGAAATGAAGTTGCTTTCATCAAGAAACTCAGAAGAGAAGGATATCCGAGGACTGGAATTTGGTTCTATGGATGAAGAAGGTGGCGATGTTTGAACACTGTCTATAGAAACCATTTTCTGTGTAGGTGTTTGGATTCCGGGAAATGGGGAAGGAAAATGATTGTGTCAGAGGTGGGAAAGTTGGGTAAATGAGGAGAGTTTGGAAATGGGGGAGATTTATAGATTAGGTTGAAGGAAAAGTAAGATGTTTAAAAAAGGGTAAGTGGTCTGGTGAAGCCGAAACAAGCAAGGTGTAGGTTGAAGGAGGTGGAGATTATGATATGAAAGCAAGCAGCACATGGACACCTAGGGCTCTATGGAAGAAGCTACCTGACAAAAAGGCCCTCTTTACCAATATATAATTACTATTCTTTTGCATGGCTTAACTCTTCTTCTATGAACTACTCCCTCTTATCTTCCACTTGATTCTCATTTATTAGAATATACCTCCAAATAATCCAATCCCACGTTCTTACATTATTACATATTATCCTTGTCCCTTCGCCTATTAGTGTGCTTCTTCATCTAAAAGGATCTAAATCTTTAgctttcaagacttttaagaTATGGGtcgggttgagttgagtttatTTCTTTACAGCTTTCCTCACCTTTTAGCTTCTTGGTGATTAAGGAAGGTAACTATGTCGTACTAGTTAATTCATCCTTATTTTGTCTTTCAAATGCTTTTGTTCAGATTAGCCCGtgatattttgaatttaacaACCAGTGGAATGAAGAGATTTATAGTCGATGACGCATATCCTAACTAGATGAAGTTTATACTAGAGTTGACAGGAAGTTATTGAAGATGACGAAGTATCCTCACAATCTACAAGAGAGACATTAAATTGTAACTATTGAAGTTCTTTTGTAGTGCGATAAATTTATGATAGGGTTTTGTCACTCTTTTTTAACGTtctttgaggaaaaagaacGAACTTTAGTACAAACTTTTCATGGCTGCAACGCTCCCCgaaactttatatatataatatatattggtAAAAGCTATAAAACATGGaggaaaaagaggaagaaaaaggttGGAAAGTATAATTAAGAAGTATGATTGATTGAAACCCCaacactaaaataaaaatataaaaaggtTTTTGCTTGGTTTGACTCAAAGCTTCAACATGTAAATGGAAGGATTCTGAAGCATCCATGTGGTCTTCACATgatagtaattttaattttcatcaaCCCATGTGATTATCAGTCTTTGTATTAACCAACCAATTTACCCATACTGCCCTTCCAAACACCCTCTCTTCTCATGCCATTCAAGGGCTTTCTTGTCATTTCCCATCAGATTagttgaattaatattaaaagctTTGGTTAAGATTTGGAGGGTTTGATTAATATCCAGACAGCTAATAAATATAGGGCTTAATTTTGGGTTATTCTattattaaagtaatattaaaaatataaaaatagttttttttttttttttttttttttttttttttttttttttttNTAGCACAATGTTCCAAGCTCTCTTTTATGTgcccctcttcttcttttgctcCATTATTGAGAGGAGACACTAATATTACAGCTTTTCTTTGtcagaattaattaattaattacttcattagtttattaattcattaattaaaacgCCCATAATTATATTGGATTAAAGTGAAATCATCATTATAATGTCACAGAGTCAGTgatttaaatcaattaaataaatttggacCTTCCGATTTCTTTCTTATAAAACATATTTCCCTGATTAATACGTTACATTTTTAAGACATTTGCtcatatttctatatatatatatgcacgtaattttaataattctatCGAATTTCTtcttataaagtttttatatattagTTATGCATTAGTGGTTTGAAAAATTActctttaagtttttttaatttcaattaatataattattagtttgacCTTTTTAGTGAATTGGGTTTTCTccaatatatgtatatatatatatataaaggtttaatcttaataaaagaaatagaaaataatttaaaattgaataaataaaagtgaaaaagtttttaaaaaatgacataCGATAGagacaaaattatataagTTTGTATGATTAACGAGCATGTGGCAAATGAAGTGACCAGATAtttcttctctcaaatttAGTTGTcggtttcaattatttaaatcatttattccATAATTAAggacttatttattttaatactcaTTTAGT is a window encoding:
- the LOC111778063 gene encoding uncharacterized protein LOC111778063, which codes for MVSIDSVQTSPPSSSIEPNSSPRISFSSEFLDESNFISITPHSQIERDQEICERQKKERSERLARSADFEFLSNQVSSHSMLTADELFFEGKLLPFWQMQQAERLNKISLKSPKDVDEEDLVEIEVNKEAENKVNWFLDDDPSPRPPKCTVLWKELLRLKKQRTSSALSPSSSSSSSSSSSRSMADAATSEEGTTGNKEKNIKRIKKGLERTRSASIRIRPMINVPICTQVKSSVLPPLFPLKKGRFDR